In Leptotrichia sp. OH3620_COT-345, the following proteins share a genomic window:
- a CDS encoding 3-hydroxybutyrate dehydrogenase, whose product MKKVLFITGAASGIGKSIGEAFLEKGYNVVFSDLNGDKLNEVVDRNTQKGYDCIGVKCDVTREEEINSAIDKCVEKYGRVDVLINNAGLQHVSMIEDFPTEKFEFLIKVMLTAPFIATKKVFPIMKKQGFGRILNIASINGVIGFAGKSAYNSAKHGVIGLTKVTALEAANSGITVNAICPGYVDTPLVRGQFEDLAKTRNIPVEEVLNQVLYPLIPQKRLLDVKEIADYSLFLASEEAKGITGQACILDGGYTVQ is encoded by the coding sequence ATGAAAAAAGTTCTTTTTATAACAGGGGCTGCCAGCGGTATAGGAAAGTCAATAGGAGAAGCATTTCTTGAAAAAGGATATAATGTAGTTTTTTCTGATCTTAATGGGGATAAATTAAATGAAGTGGTTGATAGAAATACCCAGAAAGGATACGACTGTATCGGAGTGAAATGTGATGTGACAAGAGAAGAAGAAATTAATTCAGCCATTGATAAATGTGTCGAAAAATATGGAAGAGTGGATGTGTTGATTAATAATGCCGGATTACAGCATGTTTCCATGATAGAAGACTTTCCTACGGAAAAATTTGAATTTTTAATAAAAGTTATGCTCACAGCACCTTTCATTGCTACAAAAAAAGTTTTTCCAATTATGAAAAAACAGGGCTTCGGGCGTATATTGAATATAGCTTCCATAAATGGAGTAATAGGATTTGCAGGAAAATCAGCATATAATTCTGCAAAACATGGTGTAATAGGACTTACAAAAGTTACAGCTCTGGAAGCGGCAAACTCAGGAATTACAGTTAATGCCATCTGTCCGGGATATGTTGATACTCCCCTTGTCAGAGGACAATTTGAAGATTTGGCAAAAACACGCAATATCCCTGTAGAAGAAGTATTAAATCAGGTTCTTTATCCTTTAATACCCCAGAAACGTTTACTGGATGTAAAAGAAATAGCGGATTATTCATTATTTTTAGCAAGTGAAGAAGCTAAAGGCATAACAGGTCAGGCATGTATTCTCGATGGAGGATATACAGTACAGTAA
- a CDS encoding GntP family permease, with amino-acid sequence MVIGVIGIILSLILLMHLAYKGISVLILAPVLACFAALMGGIGTGQVHLLATYTEIFMKSLGGYVMNYFPIFLLGAIFGKVMDDSGAAKAIANVICKSLGKRRAITAIVIACAILTYGGVSLFVVAFAVYPIAAELFRELSIPKRFIPGAIALGSFTFTMTALPGTPQIQNAIPMQYFGTDVYAAPVIGLIATVIMFFSGIFWLQFRAVKAMAKGEGYGNHKNEGIIKSDINSLPSFGASILPIVVVLGLGFIFSKFIFPGMNLNYLEVYETTPEKVIGKWSLITSLIVSIILAFALNYRKMENPMETLTKGVNGSFLAIMNTASEVGYGNVIAGLAAFGIIKGALLGLSSNPLVAEAVSVSSLAGITGSASGGLSIALGALGEVYLKEALARGINPQVLHRIAVIACGGLDSLPHNGAVITLLGVTGLTHKESYTDIGMCTVIIPSIAVITVIILASFGII; translated from the coding sequence ATGGTAATTGGTGTAATAGGAATAATTTTATCTTTAATATTGTTAATGCATCTTGCCTATAAAGGAATTTCTGTATTGATTCTTGCTCCTGTGTTGGCATGTTTTGCTGCACTCATGGGAGGAATAGGTACAGGACAAGTACATCTGTTGGCTACTTATACTGAAATTTTTATGAAGAGTTTAGGCGGATATGTTATGAACTATTTTCCTATTTTCCTTTTAGGGGCTATTTTTGGAAAAGTCATGGATGACAGCGGCGCCGCAAAGGCAATAGCAAATGTAATATGCAAAAGTCTGGGTAAAAGAAGAGCCATAACTGCAATTGTTATAGCGTGTGCAATTCTTACGTATGGAGGAGTTTCACTTTTTGTGGTAGCTTTTGCAGTTTATCCTATAGCAGCTGAATTATTTAGAGAACTCAGTATACCTAAAAGATTTATACCGGGTGCTATTGCTCTTGGTTCTTTTACTTTTACCATGACAGCTCTGCCGGGAACACCACAAATACAGAATGCCATTCCGATGCAGTATTTCGGGACGGATGTTTATGCTGCCCCTGTTATAGGGCTTATAGCAACGGTAATTATGTTTTTCAGCGGAATTTTCTGGTTACAGTTCAGAGCAGTTAAAGCTATGGCAAAGGGGGAAGGGTATGGAAATCATAAAAATGAGGGAATTATAAAATCCGATATAAATTCTCTTCCGAGTTTCGGAGCTTCTATATTACCCATTGTAGTAGTTCTGGGATTGGGATTTATTTTTTCAAAATTTATTTTTCCCGGTATGAATTTGAATTATTTGGAAGTGTATGAAACTACTCCTGAAAAAGTTATTGGGAAATGGAGTTTGATAACATCTCTTATTGTTTCCATAATTCTTGCTTTTGCATTAAATTATAGAAAAATGGAAAATCCGATGGAAACTTTGACTAAAGGGGTTAACGGATCATTTCTTGCTATAATGAATACAGCTTCGGAAGTAGGATATGGGAATGTTATTGCAGGGCTTGCAGCTTTTGGGATTATAAAAGGAGCATTACTTGGACTTTCATCAAATCCTTTAGTGGCAGAGGCAGTTTCCGTTTCATCTCTTGCAGGCATAACAGGCTCTGCTTCAGGAGGTCTGAGTATTGCTTTAGGAGCTCTAGGAGAAGTATATCTGAAAGAAGCTCTGGCAAGAGGAATAAATCCTCAAGTTCTTCATAGAATAGCTGTTATAGCCTGTGGTGGTCTTGATTCTCTTCCTCATAACGGAGCGGTCATCACATTACTTGGAGTTACAGGACTTACTCACAAAGAATCATATACCGATATAGGTATGTGTACAGTAATAATACCGTCTATAGCGGTTATTACCGTAATAATATTGGCAAGTTTTGGAATTATATAA